The Sesamum indicum cultivar Zhongzhi No. 13 linkage group LG6, S_indicum_v1.0, whole genome shotgun sequence genome has a segment encoding these proteins:
- the LOC105163618 gene encoding gamma-cadinene synthase-like, which produces MDVRQTISSSAPTMWDNTFTSSSVDVNQLQEKYAQDIEELTEEARSMLIAKGSTAAETLILIDTLERLGVAYHFEQEIEDQLQEIFQFHSKNENHYDLFTTALQFRLLRQHRYFVSSSVFDKFKNEDNEFKETLKSDVKGLLSLYEAAQLRIHGETILEEAVAFTTHHLKLMLQQLECPLQDQVKRALQHSLHRGVPRIQTRHFISFYETDDSNNQLLLKLARLDFNYLQNLYKKEFHDLTRWWNEFDLKSKLPYARDRLVEAYFWGIALHFKPQDSYARVDIAKSVQMLTTINDTYDSYATLEDAHLFTEILERWDVNEINRLPNYMKIVYKFLLSIYDDYEVEASKQAKSYAVCYAKETMKQLCKAYDKVLKWAMGQVQIPTFEEYVANMMVTSCVYVLLSPTISAAKSAPKETIDWLMGEPKIVAAAAKIGRYLNDLGSYERESKGGNLPVAVRCYMKQYGVSKEEALDKFVEQVEDAWKDLNTEWITQTSILGRDIVAEQLLTYARAAEITYENCEDGITNPEKYTALFVDPILI; this is translated from the exons ATGGATGTCCGCCAGACCATTTCGAGTTCCGCCCCTACCATGTGGGATAATACCTTCACTTCATCCTCTGTGGACGTGAATCAG CTACAAGAAAAGTATGCCCAAGACATTGAAGAACTAACGGAAGAAGCAAGAAGCATGCTGATAGCTAAAGGAAGTACAGCTGCTGAGACACTAATATTGATCGACACGCTTGAGCGTTTGGGAGTGGCGTATCACTTTGAGCAAGAGATTGAAGATCAACTTCAAGAAATCTTCCAATTTCACTCTAAGAATGAAAATCACTATGACTTATTCACTACTGCACTTCAATTTCGTCTGCTCAGGCAACATCGCTATTTCGTTTCTAGCA GTGTTTTCGATAAATTTAAGAATGAAGACAATGAATTCAAAGAAACCCTCAAAAGTGATGTTAAGGGCCTGCTAAGTTTGTATGAAGCTGCCCAGCTGAGGATTCATGGGGAAACAATCTTGGAAGAGGCTGTGGCCTTTACAACCCATCATCTGAAGCTTATGTTGCAACAATTAGAATGTCCACTTCAAGATCAGGTGAAGAGAGCTCTGCAGCACTCACTCCATAGAGGTGTTCCGAGAATCCAAACCCGCCACTTCATTTCCTTCTACGAAACAGATGACTCAAACAACCAACTGCTTCTAAAACTAGCCAGActtgatttcaattatttgcAGAATTTGTACAAGAAAGAGTTCCATGACCTCACCAG GTGGTGGAACGAATTTGACTTGAAATCGAAACTTCCATACGCAAGAGACAGATTGGTGGAGGCCTATTTTTGGGGCATAGCACTCCATTTTAAACCTCAAGATTCTTATGCTCGAGTGGATATTGCTAAAAGCGTACAAATGCTTACAACAATAAATGATACATACGATAGTTATGCTACACTTGAAGATGCTCACCTCTTTACTGAAATCCTagaaag GTGGGATGTCAATGAAATAAATCGACTAccaaattacatgaaaattgtCTACAAGTTTCTTCTAAGTATATATGACGACTACGAAGTTGAAGCATCCAAGCAAGCAAAATCATATGCAGTTTGTTATGCCAAAGAAACA ATGAAACAACTTTGTAAGGCTTACGACAAGGTGCTGAAGTGGGCTATGGGACAAGTACAGATACCTACATTTGAAGAGTACGTTGCTAACATGATGGTCACAAGTTGCGTCTATGTGCTTCTCTCTCCCACCATTTCGGCCGCGAAATCTGCCCCGAAAGAGACCATCGACTGGCTAATGGGTGAACCTAAGATTGTTGCAGCTGCTGCTAAGATTGGCCGATATTTGAACGACTTGGGAAGTTATGAA CGTGAAAGCAAGGGAGGAAATTTGCCAGTAGCAGTCCGTTGCTATATGAAACAATATGGCGTATCAAAAGAAGAGGCTCTGGATAAGTTTGTGGAACAAGTTGAAGATGCGTGGAAAGATTTGAATACAGAATGGATAACTCAAACTTCCATACTAGGCAGGGATATTGTGGCTGAGCAGCTTCTGACCTATGCTCGTGCAGCAGAAATAACTTATGAGAATTGCGAAGATGGGATTACAAATCCTGAAAAGTATACGGCTCTCTTTGTGGATCCCATACTCATCTAA
- the LOC105163683 gene encoding gamma-cadinene synthase, producing the protein MAAATDVIDHTLPSLPKDVRPPITSYSPSMWGDTFTSFSLDDKVQEKYVETIEELKQEARSMLMSKGSTTIEKLVLIDTLERLGVGYHFEQEIEDQLREIFRFQSEDKDQGNYDLFTAALQFRVFRQHRYSVSCDVFNKFMGEGGEFEETLTSDTKGLLSLYEAANVRIHGEDILENAVVFTTHHLKCMVQQLEPRLQCQVKRALEQPLHRGVAKVEARHYISFYEKEESRNEMLLKLAKLDFSYSQNLYKKELHDLSRWWNELDLMSKLPHVRDRLVESYFWGMAFHFHPEHSYTRIAVTKSLIMLTVVDDTYDNYATLEEADLFTEILEKWDINEIGRLPDYMKIIYRFILNLFENYEIEAAKQGKLFAVSYAKEAVKQISKAYNKHMNWFMGGQMPAYEEYIANTVVTSCIYVFLIVGILGIKSTSKESIDWLMTDEPNKALIASTRVCRHADDVGSDERESKDGSMPTAVDCYVKQYGVSKEETMGKFNELFENAWKDFNTEWLIEISTTSKYMMEQLLNYARVAEVTYRDGRDGYTHPQKYLAAQIATVFVDPIVI; encoded by the exons ATGGCTGCAGCTACCGACGTTATTGATCATACACTTCCCAGTCTCCCCAAGGATGTCCGTCCACCCATCACCAGTTACTCCCCGAGCATGTGGGGCGATACCTTCACTTCATTTTCTTTGGACGATAAG GTACAAGAAAAGTATGTTGAAACAATTGAAGAACTGAAGCAAGAAGCAAGGAGCATGCTGATGAGTAAAGGAAGTACAACAATAGAAAAGCTAGTACTAATTGACACGCTTGAGCGTTTGGGAGTGGGATATCACTTTGAGCAAGAGATTGAAGATCAACTCAGAGAAATTTTCAGATTTCAGTCTGAAGATAAGGACCAGGGCAACTATGACTTGTTCACTGCTGCACTTCAATTTCGTGTGTTTAGGCAACATCGCTACTCAGTTTCTTGCG AtgttttcaacaaatttatgGGGGAAGGCGGTGAATTTGAAGAAACCCTCACAAGTGATACTAAGGGCCTACTAAGCTTGTATGAAGCAGCCAACGTGAGGATTCATGGGGAAGACATTTTAGAAAACGCGGTGGTCTTTACAACCCATCACTTGAAATGCATGGTGCAACAATTAGAGCCTCGACTTCAATGCCAAGTGAAAAGAGCTCTTGAGCAGCCGCTTCATAGAGGCGTTGCAAAAGTTGAAGCCCGCCATTACATTTCCTTTTATGAGAAGGAAGAATCGAGAAATGAAATGCTTCTAAAATTAGCAAAGTTAGATTTCAGCTATTCACAGAATCTATACAAAAAAGAACTTCATGATCTTTCCAG GTGGTGGAACGAGCTAGACTTGATGTCCAAACTACCACACGTGAGAGACAGATTGGTGGAGAGCTATTTTTGGGGCATGGCTTTCCATTTTCATCCTGAGCACTCTTATACTCGAATAGCAGTTACTAAAAGCTTGATAATGCTTACAGTAGTTGATGATACATATGATAATTATGCCACACTTGAAGAAGCTGACCTTTTCACTGAGATATTggaaaa GTGGGATATCAATGAAATCGGTCGACTCCCagattatatgaaaattatttatagatttATTCTAAATCTATTCGAGAACTACGAAATTGAAGCAGCCAAACAAGGAAAACTATTTGCAGTGAGTTATGCCAAAGAAGCA gtcaaacaaatttctAAGGCTTACAACAAACATATGAATTGGTTCATGGGAGGACAGATGCCTGCGTACGAAGAGTACATTGCCAATACTGTCGTCACGAGCTGCATCTATGTCTTCCTCATAGTGGGCATCCTAGGAATAAAATCTACCTCCAAGGAATCTATTGATTGGCTGATGACTGATGAACCTAATAAAGCTCTTATAGCTTCCACCAGGGTTTGTCGACATGCAGATGATGTTGGCAGTGATGAA CGCGAGAGCAAGGATGGAAGTATGCCGACAGCAGTGGATTGCTACGTGAAGCAATATGGTGTatcaaaagaagaaactaTGGGGAAGTTCAATGAACTATTTGAAAATGCGTGGAAGGATTTCAATACGGAGTGGTTAATTGAAATTTCCACAACATCAAAGTATATGATGGAGCAGTTGTTGAACTATGCACGAGTAGCAGAGGTCACTTACAGGGATGGCCGAGATGGATATACACATCctcaaaaatatttagcaGCACAGATTGCTACTGTTTTTGTGGATCCCATAGTCATATGA